One Candidatus Krumholzibacteriia bacterium DNA segment encodes these proteins:
- a CDS encoding HDOD domain-containing protein, which produces MRDQVDKIVKRIHDLPTLPLVYKRVSDLLRNPYTSASDVAAVVSEDQVITTKLLRLVNSAHYGFPEKVETINRAVSLVGMQAVKDLVLATTVMDLFHDHQLENWTTAEFWRHSLGTAVTTSALAKTLGYGDEAEEYFVAGLIHDIGKIVWMEHFHVELYEVLSLAHEKRITMFEAEQKVMNFTHARAGRMLAKRWGLPERLVETIAWHHDPRLADKHPRYAATVHIADAVANGMHLGSSGNGCVPALRPEAIEMTGIGPHHLPDALAAVHAEYKDALVMLSFWDEDEKNEVADDLANV; this is translated from the coding sequence ATGCGTGATCAGGTCGACAAGATCGTCAAGCGGATCCACGACCTCCCGACCCTGCCGCTGGTCTACAAGCGTGTCAGCGACCTGCTGCGCAATCCGTACACCTCGGCCTCCGACGTCGCCGCGGTCGTGAGCGAGGATCAGGTGATCACCACCAAGCTCCTGCGTCTGGTCAACTCGGCGCACTACGGCTTCCCCGAGAAGGTCGAGACCATCAACCGCGCCGTGAGTCTGGTGGGCATGCAGGCCGTGAAGGACCTGGTGCTCGCGACCACCGTCATGGACCTGTTCCACGACCACCAGCTCGAGAACTGGACCACCGCCGAGTTCTGGCGGCACAGTCTGGGTACCGCCGTCACCACGAGTGCCCTGGCGAAGACCCTGGGCTACGGGGACGAGGCCGAGGAGTACTTCGTGGCAGGTCTGATCCACGACATCGGCAAGATCGTGTGGATGGAGCACTTCCACGTGGAGCTGTACGAGGTGCTGTCGCTCGCCCACGAGAAGCGGATCACCATGTTCGAGGCCGAGCAGAAGGTCATGAACTTCACCCACGCGCGGGCGGGTCGCATGCTCGCCAAGCGCTGGGGACTGCCGGAGCGCCTGGTCGAGACCATCGCGTGGCACCACGATCCGCGCCTGGCCGACAAGCACCCCCGCTACGCCGCGACGGTCCACATCGCCGACGCCGTGGCGAACGGAATGCACCTCGGCAGCAGCGGGAACGGTTGTGTGCCCGCGCTCCGACCCGAGGCGATCGAGATGACGGGGATCGGGCCGCACCACCTGCCCGACGCCCTGGCGGCGGTCCACGCCGAGTACAAGGACGCCCTCGTCATGCTCAGCTTTTGGGACGAGGACGAGAAGAACGAGGTCGCCGACGATCTGGCCAACGTGTGA
- the recG gene encoding ATP-dependent DNA helicase RecG yields MNRPAPALTAETDVQYLKGVGPNRARLLRRLGIETALDLVHHYPSDYRHRGVEKPLAEVREHERVVTRGRLLDVQNRRTRRGRSMVVAVVGDGSARLRLTWFNAPYMADRLRIGRELVVAGEITAWGGRLQMVNPETESPQEDRLDGDLTDPRPQARYPLTAGLRQGTVRKLVRAALEGLLPDVRDPLPPGWRDELGLLERARALAQLHLPDSIDDVEPARLRLAFDEAFALQLAVGIRRGRLLRRRAAVVLDEHTGLSTRYVKDLGFDLTGAQRRVLAAIARDLRSDTAMHRLLQGDVGSGKTVVAVVAMLFAVEAGGQAAFMAPTEVLARQHGKRQIPLLEAIGVRAEVLTGSTPASERRRIQQGLADGSIQCVFGTHALIQDDVGFARLGLAIVDEQHRFGVLQRAALAQAGAHVLVMSATPIPRSLALTVYGDLDLSVIDEIPPGRTPVESEVVDVRGLDRVYADVRDRAARGEQSFLVFPLVEESEALGMTSAEQAFEELAAGPLAGVRLGILHGRMKPDEKEHVADLFARRELDALVATTVIEVGIDVPQASLMVIHHAERFGLAQLHQLRGRVGRGRARSRCVLVPSVDAGPQGSQRLERLAASRNGFEVSELDLGERGMGDLHGIRQHGDVLFRLLNPLRDSALVERARELADRVLDDDPELTAPRHRDLASWLQEMGNRNPVWSAAG; encoded by the coding sequence GTGAACCGTCCCGCACCGGCGCTGACCGCCGAGACCGACGTCCAGTACCTGAAGGGGGTCGGCCCCAACCGCGCACGTCTGTTGCGGCGTCTCGGGATCGAGACCGCGCTCGATCTCGTGCACCACTATCCGAGCGACTACCGCCACCGCGGTGTCGAGAAGCCGCTGGCGGAGGTTCGCGAGCACGAACGCGTGGTGACCCGGGGGCGGTTGCTCGACGTGCAGAACCGCCGCACGCGGCGTGGGCGTTCGATGGTCGTGGCCGTCGTGGGAGACGGGTCGGCTCGCCTGCGCCTGACCTGGTTCAACGCCCCTTACATGGCCGATCGGCTGCGCATCGGGCGCGAACTGGTGGTGGCGGGCGAGATCACGGCGTGGGGCGGACGCCTGCAGATGGTCAACCCCGAGACCGAATCGCCGCAGGAGGACCGTCTCGACGGCGACCTGACCGACCCGAGGCCGCAGGCGCGCTATCCTCTGACCGCGGGGCTCCGGCAGGGTACCGTACGCAAGTTGGTCCGGGCTGCCCTCGAAGGCCTGCTGCCCGACGTTCGTGACCCATTGCCACCGGGGTGGCGCGACGAACTCGGCCTGCTCGAACGCGCCCGTGCCCTGGCGCAGCTGCATCTGCCCGACTCGATCGACGACGTGGAGCCCGCCCGTCTGCGCCTTGCCTTCGACGAGGCCTTCGCCCTGCAACTGGCCGTGGGGATCCGCCGTGGACGGCTGCTGCGGCGGCGGGCGGCCGTGGTCCTCGACGAGCACACCGGACTCTCGACTCGCTACGTGAAGGATCTGGGCTTCGACCTGACGGGTGCCCAGCGCCGTGTCCTGGCCGCGATCGCGCGTGACCTGCGCTCGGACACCGCGATGCATCGCCTGCTGCAGGGCGACGTCGGGAGCGGCAAGACGGTGGTCGCGGTGGTCGCGATGCTGTTCGCCGTCGAAGCCGGCGGGCAGGCCGCGTTCATGGCACCGACCGAGGTCCTCGCGCGGCAGCACGGAAAGCGTCAGATCCCGCTGCTCGAGGCGATCGGGGTCCGCGCCGAGGTGTTGACCGGCAGCACGCCGGCATCCGAGCGGCGCCGGATCCAGCAGGGACTCGCCGACGGAAGCATCCAGTGCGTCTTCGGAACGCACGCGCTGATCCAGGACGATGTCGGTTTCGCTCGTCTGGGCTTGGCCATCGTCGACGAACAGCACCGCTTCGGAGTCCTCCAGCGCGCGGCCCTGGCCCAGGCCGGGGCGCACGTGCTGGTCATGTCGGCCACGCCGATCCCGCGCAGCCTCGCGCTCACGGTGTACGGAGACCTCGACCTCTCGGTGATCGACGAGATCCCGCCGGGCCGCACTCCAGTGGAGTCGGAGGTCGTCGACGTCCGCGGGCTCGACCGCGTCTATGCCGACGTGAGGGACCGCGCTGCGCGGGGGGAGCAGAGCTTCCTCGTGTTCCCGCTCGTCGAGGAGAGCGAGGCGCTGGGCATGACCAGTGCCGAGCAGGCGTTCGAGGAACTCGCCGCAGGGCCTCTGGCGGGAGTCCGTCTCGGAATCCTGCACGGTCGCATGAAGCCCGACGAGAAGGAGCACGTGGCCGATCTGTTCGCACGCCGCGAGCTCGACGCCCTGGTGGCGACCACGGTGATCGAGGTGGGGATCGACGTCCCGCAGGCCAGCCTGATGGTGATCCACCATGCCGAGCGCTTCGGGCTCGCCCAGTTGCACCAGCTACGTGGCCGGGTAGGGCGGGGCCGGGCGCGGAGCCGGTGCGTGCTGGTCCCCAGTGTCGACGCCGGTCCGCAGGGCAGTCAGCGTCTCGAGCGGCTCGCGGCCAGCCGCAACGGTTTCGAGGTGAGCGAGCTCGACCTGGGCGAGCGGGGTATGGGCGATCTGCACGGGATCCGGCAGCACGGCGACGTGCTCTTCCGACTCCTGAATCCCCTGCGTGACTCCGCGCTCGTGGAGCGCGCGCGCGAACTCGCCGACCGCGTTCTCGACGACGATCCCGAGCTCACCGCGCCCCGACACCGCGATCTGGCCTCGTGGTTGCAGGAGATGGGCAATCGCAACCCGGTGTGGAGCGCCGCCGGCTGA
- a CDS encoding tetratricopeptide repeat protein has translation MHTVVRSTVLVLLLLPALGVAQSPDMVLDRDRPWASEADQLLREGRIEAAREAYRELSAQHGDDWGLWLRIAWVELQSGNADAALDASERSVELADDALDPFFMRAQIRAALGDADGAMESLRESLERSPEDAEVLRTMATMALDLGRWAEAVGLLRELIRIEPDRPDYRVDVGRVLLSRGQFDEALRSFRDAESRGADASMCQALIGKAHLGAGRQDDAVQAFRASNAVEANADAWGGLATIHSLRGERAKSIQAFRRAIEFAPDDPDLHYNLGNVLAQSERLEEAEEAYRRALDLDPESALAHTNLAVLLLNRFAVTEAEQHLRLAVQLDRRQASPHLHLGRIAGARYAFEDAIRHYSAYRARVRDPQEKQRIAEVIESLRTRAERSEAARAAGKVHLLQLMVGTEERARELIVRLRRGEDFYVLAHQESEIAETAGVDVGFIEVGSIQEAFREPVRKLSVGEFTEPIATDRGYHVFMRVE, from the coding sequence ATGCATACCGTCGTACGATCGACGGTCCTGGTCCTCCTGCTGCTGCCGGCTCTCGGCGTGGCCCAGTCTCCGGACATGGTGCTCGATCGGGACCGTCCGTGGGCGAGCGAGGCGGATCAGCTGCTGCGTGAGGGGCGGATCGAGGCGGCGCGCGAAGCGTACCGCGAGCTCTCCGCCCAGCACGGTGACGACTGGGGTCTGTGGCTGAGGATCGCGTGGGTCGAGTTGCAGTCGGGCAATGCCGACGCGGCGCTCGATGCGTCGGAGCGCTCCGTGGAACTCGCCGACGATGCGCTCGATCCCTTCTTCATGCGGGCCCAGATCCGCGCCGCGCTGGGGGATGCCGACGGTGCGATGGAGAGCTTGCGCGAATCCCTGGAGCGCTCGCCGGAGGACGCCGAGGTGCTCCGCACCATGGCCACCATGGCTCTCGACCTGGGTCGCTGGGCCGAGGCGGTGGGTCTGCTGCGCGAGTTGATCCGCATCGAGCCCGACCGGCCCGACTACCGGGTCGACGTGGGCCGCGTGTTGCTGAGCCGCGGGCAGTTCGACGAGGCGCTGCGGTCGTTCCGGGATGCCGAGTCGAGGGGGGCCGACGCCTCGATGTGCCAGGCACTGATCGGAAAGGCCCACCTGGGGGCCGGGCGGCAGGACGACGCGGTGCAGGCCTTCCGTGCATCGAACGCCGTGGAAGCCAACGCCGATGCCTGGGGAGGGTTGGCGACGATCCATTCCCTCCGCGGCGAGCGCGCCAAATCGATCCAGGCCTTCCGCCGCGCGATCGAGTTCGCCCCCGACGACCCCGACCTGCACTACAACCTGGGCAACGTCCTGGCGCAGAGCGAGCGGCTGGAAGAGGCCGAGGAGGCCTACCGAAGGGCCCTCGACCTCGACCCCGAGTCGGCGCTCGCGCACACCAACCTGGCCGTCCTGCTGTTGAACCGGTTCGCCGTGACCGAGGCCGAGCAGCATCTTCGTCTGGCCGTCCAGCTCGATCGGCGCCAGGCCTCGCCGCATCTCCACCTGGGGCGGATCGCGGGAGCGCGCTATGCCTTCGAGGATGCCATCCGGCACTACTCGGCCTACCGCGCGCGGGTCCGGGATCCCCAGGAGAAGCAGCGGATCGCCGAGGTGATCGAGTCCCTGCGCACGCGCGCGGAACGTTCGGAGGCCGCTCGTGCCGCCGGTAAGGTCCATCTCCTGCAACTCATGGTCGGCACCGAGGAGCGCGCGCGCGAGCTGATCGTCCGCCTGCGTCGCGGCGAGGACTTCTACGTTCTCGCGCACCAGGAGTCCGAGATCGCCGAGACCGCAGGGGTCGACGTCGGCTTCATCGAGGTCGGGTCGATCCAGGAGGCCTTCCGCGAGCCCGTGCGGAAGCTGTCGGTCGGAGAGTTCACGGAGCCGATCGCCACCGATCGGGGCTACCACGTCTTCATGCGCGTCGAGTAG
- a CDS encoding response regulator: protein MDTVHDRPLVLVVEDDPDLRRILCLQLAKIGYATVEAENGRVGFDRAKNAAPDLILLDLMMPELDGFQVLKRIKSLDSLTEIPVLILTASHDDHHRRKSVSHMANGFMTKPYTLDQLREEIGRLLAPAEKA from the coding sequence ATGGACACCGTGCACGATCGTCCCCTCGTACTCGTCGTGGAGGACGACCCCGACCTCCGGCGTATCCTCTGCCTGCAGCTGGCCAAGATCGGCTACGCCACCGTCGAGGCCGAGAACGGACGCGTCGGCTTCGATCGAGCGAAGAACGCCGCTCCCGACCTGATCCTGCTCGACCTCATGATGCCCGAGCTCGACGGTTTCCAGGTCCTGAAACGCATCAAGAGCCTGGACTCACTGACCGAGATCCCCGTGCTGATCCTGACGGCCAGCCACGACGATCACCATCGGCGCAAGAGCGTCTCGCACATGGCCAACGGCTTCATGACCAAGCCGTACACGTTGGACCAGCTGCGCGAAGAGATCGGTCGTCTGCTCGCTCCGGCCGAGAAGGCCTGA
- a CDS encoding tetratricopeptide repeat protein has protein sequence MLRRLFGSRARDRYGVGIDHFNAGRLVEAIRCFDEAVVGGDDADPDVTLARFYRGEAHARLGRTCLEEGKPGRALEHVDAALRDHPAYPDLHLQRSVALLELEDDVAAAEAARRALEINDGLVDAALVRVIALGRRGQAAMARELASDWRERASQQGSPLTGLFDEPDTALEGLRAHRARQVERRQRVERAESLLHEGLWAQAQELLEPLLEQTPHYPDLRLRMAACMAAQGDSDGAGAHLDAALERNPDFADARVLAGIVDLRRSQVRRAAEHFSRAHDLGHAPSPARYGAALCELRAGELVEARRRLETVWESERPGVEASFLRAALTALTGDGLAATRQYGELVAITDAVPLLLDAAAWGLASGHPDLARRALEACPSGGSSPGPALARARLLRTQGDPARAVDVLEAATADHPRHPGVLWELARAHAERGDHEVALRRLANIEAMGSHVPGSAALTGRLLRSRGDTRAAVEALEAGATAETTAETALELLFSHRQLGDSAAADALWDRWAPLTELHLQWRLQDPRRWLGPIPVWPSWADGPADA, from the coding sequence ATGCTTCGGCGGCTCTTCGGCAGCCGGGCGCGGGATCGGTACGGAGTGGGCATCGATCACTTCAATGCCGGGCGACTGGTGGAGGCCATCCGTTGCTTCGACGAGGCCGTCGTCGGCGGAGACGACGCCGATCCCGACGTCACGCTCGCGCGCTTCTACCGCGGTGAGGCGCACGCGCGCCTCGGACGGACGTGCCTGGAGGAAGGCAAACCGGGCCGCGCGCTCGAGCACGTCGACGCCGCCCTGCGCGACCATCCCGCGTATCCCGACCTCCACCTGCAGCGCAGCGTGGCGTTGCTCGAACTCGAGGACGACGTAGCGGCCGCGGAAGCCGCCCGGCGTGCGTTGGAGATCAACGACGGCCTGGTCGACGCGGCGCTCGTGCGGGTCATCGCACTCGGGCGTCGAGGGCAGGCGGCCATGGCTCGCGAGCTGGCCAGCGACTGGCGGGAGCGGGCCAGCCAGCAGGGAAGTCCCCTGACCGGTCTCTTCGACGAACCCGATACGGCCCTGGAAGGTCTGCGCGCGCATCGGGCGCGCCAGGTCGAGCGGCGCCAACGGGTCGAGCGGGCCGAGTCGCTCCTCCACGAGGGCCTCTGGGCCCAGGCGCAGGAACTGCTGGAGCCCCTTCTGGAGCAGACCCCGCACTACCCGGACCTCCGGCTGCGCATGGCCGCCTGCATGGCGGCGCAGGGGGACTCGGACGGGGCCGGTGCCCACCTCGATGCCGCTCTGGAGCGCAACCCGGACTTCGCGGACGCGAGGGTGCTCGCCGGGATCGTGGATCTGCGTCGATCGCAGGTGCGGCGCGCCGCCGAGCACTTCTCCCGGGCCCACGACCTGGGACACGCGCCATCGCCCGCTCGCTACGGAGCCGCGCTCTGCGAGCTCCGCGCGGGGGAGCTCGTCGAGGCCCGGCGCCGTCTCGAGACGGTGTGGGAATCCGAGCGGCCCGGGGTCGAGGCCAGCTTCCTCCGCGCCGCACTCACCGCGCTCACCGGCGACGGGCTCGCGGCCACGCGCCAGTACGGCGAGCTGGTCGCGATCACGGACGCCGTGCCGCTGCTCCTCGACGCCGCCGCCTGGGGCCTGGCGTCGGGACACCCCGACCTCGCCCGCCGTGCCCTCGAGGCCTGTCCGTCCGGCGGTTCCTCGCCGGGGCCGGCACTGGCCAGGGCGCGGCTCCTCCGGACGCAGGGCGATCCCGCCCGTGCCGTCGACGTGCTCGAAGCCGCGACCGCGGACCATCCGCGGCATCCCGGGGTCCTCTGGGAGCTCGCACGGGCACACGCCGAGCGGGGCGACCACGAGGTCGCTCTACGCCGTCTGGCCAACATCGAGGCCATGGGGAGTCACGTGCCGGGGTCGGCGGCACTGACCGGTCGGCTGCTCCGGAGCCGGGGAGACACGCGCGCCGCCGTGGAGGCACTCGAGGCCGGAGCGACGGCCGAAACCACCGCGGAGACGGCTCTCGAGCTGCTCTTCTCCCACCGCCAGCTCGGCGATTCCGCCGCCGCCGATGCACTCTGGGACCGTTGGGCGCCGTTGACGGAGCTCCATCTGCAGTGGAGGTTGCAGGATCCCCGGCGCTGGCTGGGCCCGATTCCGGTGTGGCCCTCGTGGGCGGACGGACCGGCCGACGCGTAG
- the ftsZ gene encoding cell division protein FtsZ — protein MKLQFEEEFSGQARIRVAGVGGAGGNAVNGMVDSGLTGVEFIAVNTDAQALQESAATTRIQIGTQVTRGLGSGGDPRVGSRAMEEDSSQVAEALNGSDMVFVTAGMGGGTGTGAAPSVARVARELGALVVGIVTLPFTFEGRKRGGQATDGLEELREEVDTIIVIPNDRLLKVVPAGTPLLEAFRVADNVLYQATKGISDLITVPGLVNLDFADVRSIMAGMGDAIMGSGHARGESRAVEAASAAISSPLLEDVDVRGAQGVLVNITGGHDMSLHEVSEVTNIVQEAVGADANMIFGAVIDGDAEDDLRVTVIATGFGNMAEQPRGITAERSTRGATARREDSEPRAAAASFGASPRREPRPAPRPAPREETFAESPEPTPVDAPRSEPDRTPLRAMEAADGDTPEPKGETRRDAADAERARREEGIRRLLDPSETPAPRAFGDRGQSRRSTEGGSNGEGESEGQGGRLPNRDDLDLPTFLRRLRD, from the coding sequence ATGAAGCTGCAGTTCGAAGAGGAATTCTCCGGGCAGGCCCGGATCCGGGTCGCCGGCGTCGGCGGCGCGGGTGGCAACGCCGTGAACGGCATGGTCGACTCGGGACTGACCGGGGTCGAGTTCATCGCGGTCAACACCGATGCCCAGGCCCTTCAGGAGAGCGCGGCGACCACGCGCATCCAGATCGGGACGCAGGTCACGCGTGGCCTCGGGAGTGGTGGCGACCCCCGCGTGGGCTCGCGGGCCATGGAGGAGGACTCCTCGCAGGTCGCCGAGGCCCTCAACGGCTCGGACATGGTCTTCGTCACGGCCGGCATGGGCGGAGGCACCGGAACCGGTGCCGCTCCGTCGGTCGCGCGCGTGGCTCGTGAGCTGGGCGCGCTGGTGGTGGGCATCGTCACCCTGCCCTTCACCTTCGAGGGCCGCAAGCGCGGGGGGCAGGCGACGGACGGGCTCGAGGAACTGCGCGAAGAGGTCGACACGATCATCGTGATCCCCAACGACCGCCTGCTGAAGGTGGTCCCGGCGGGAACACCCCTGCTCGAAGCCTTCCGTGTCGCCGACAACGTCCTGTATCAGGCCACGAAGGGCATCAGTGACCTGATCACAGTGCCGGGGCTGGTGAACCTCGACTTCGCCGACGTCCGCAGCATCATGGCGGGCATGGGCGACGCGATCATGGGCAGTGGCCACGCGCGGGGCGAGAGCAGAGCGGTGGAGGCCGCGAGTGCGGCCATCAGCAGTCCTCTGCTCGAGGACGTCGACGTCCGCGGAGCGCAGGGCGTGCTGGTGAACATCACCGGCGGGCACGACATGAGCCTGCACGAGGTGAGTGAGGTCACGAACATCGTGCAGGAGGCCGTCGGTGCCGACGCGAACATGATCTTTGGTGCGGTGATCGACGGCGACGCCGAGGACGACCTGCGCGTCACCGTCATCGCCACCGGTTTCGGCAACATGGCCGAGCAGCCGCGCGGCATCACCGCCGAGCGTTCGACCCGCGGCGCCACCGCGCGACGGGAAGACTCCGAACCCCGAGCGGCCGCGGCGTCCTTCGGTGCGAGCCCCCGTCGGGAGCCTCGGCCGGCCCCGCGGCCAGCCCCGCGGGAAGAGACCTTCGCCGAATCGCCCGAGCCGACACCCGTCGACGCACCGCGCTCCGAACCCGATCGTACACCGTTGCGGGCCATGGAAGCCGCCGACGGAGATACCCCGGAACCGAAGGGGGAGACCCGCCGAGACGCCGCCGATGCCGAGAGGGCTCGTCGCGAGGAGGGTATCCGCCGCCTGCTGGATCCCTCCGAGACCCCGGCACCACGCGCCTTCGGCGATCGGGGACAGTCCCGCCGGAGCACCGAAGGCGGATCGAACGGAGAGGGCGAGAGCGAGGGTCAGGGCGGGCGACTGCCGAACCGCGACGATCTCGATCTGCCGACTTTCCTCCGCCGTCTGCGTGACTGA
- the ftsA gene encoding cell division protein FtsA: protein MYESDPDTVTTLDLGASRFRAVVADVSGEVTPMGWASRPAMGTRRGEVVDLPATATAVRELLHEVWTRADVDPQPVHLTVGGEHVHSLDSRGSVALGSTGAKVRSQHLHSLLEQVRSMDVPFDRMILHCLPVGYAVDDRTGIENPVGMVGTRVALEAHVITAEQSRLGSVQQAVERADADIAGHVFAACASGDYLVSEDERNGGCLAIDIGAETTHFALYCRGRLRRSGAVPVGGNHVTRDVAWGLEVDERMAERLKRRWGTALRTVGVGSTADDGTNPPDEVVARLAAICEARQQELMELVAQGLQWGITRPALASGIVLTGGGSRLRGSDALAEQVFGTRTECRRSTPDDTDVEPDSWAQAFGAARFVAAGGPRRETVETSGSGGFWGAVQGWISHLV from the coding sequence ATGTACGAATCCGACCCCGACACCGTCACGACGCTCGACCTCGGAGCCTCGCGCTTCCGTGCCGTGGTCGCCGACGTCTCCGGCGAGGTCACGCCGATGGGGTGGGCGTCCCGTCCCGCGATGGGCACGCGCCGTGGAGAGGTCGTCGACCTGCCCGCCACGGCGACCGCCGTGCGCGAGTTGTTGCACGAGGTGTGGACGCGCGCCGACGTGGATCCCCAGCCCGTGCACCTGACCGTGGGCGGGGAGCACGTGCACAGTCTCGACAGCCGGGGATCGGTGGCCCTGGGGTCGACGGGCGCGAAGGTCCGTTCCCAGCATCTCCATTCGCTGCTCGAGCAGGTACGTTCGATGGACGTCCCCTTCGACCGCATGATCCTGCACTGCCTGCCGGTGGGTTACGCCGTCGACGATCGGACCGGCATCGAGAACCCGGTGGGCATGGTGGGCACGCGGGTCGCGTTGGAGGCACACGTGATCACGGCGGAACAATCACGTCTCGGATCCGTGCAGCAGGCCGTGGAACGCGCGGACGCCGACATCGCGGGTCACGTCTTCGCGGCTTGCGCCAGCGGCGATTACCTCGTCAGTGAGGACGAACGGAACGGAGGGTGTCTCGCCATCGACATCGGGGCCGAGACCACCCACTTCGCGCTCTACTGCCGAGGCCGCCTGCGGCGGAGCGGTGCGGTGCCGGTGGGTGGCAACCACGTGACGCGCGACGTGGCGTGGGGTCTCGAGGTCGACGAGCGCATGGCGGAGCGTCTCAAGCGGCGCTGGGGGACGGCTCTGCGTACGGTCGGGGTCGGCTCGACCGCGGACGACGGTACGAATCCGCCCGACGAGGTCGTGGCGCGGCTCGCGGCGATCTGCGAGGCCCGCCAGCAGGAGCTCATGGAACTTGTTGCACAGGGACTCCAGTGGGGTATAACGAGACCGGCGTTGGCATCCGGGATCGTCCTCACGGGGGGCGGCTCCCGACTCCGTGGCTCCGACGCCCTGGCCGAACAGGTGTTCGGCACGCGCACCGAGTGCCGCCGGTCCACGCCCGACGACACCGATGTCGAGCCCGACAGCTGGGCCCAGGCCTTCGGCGCCGCCCGATTCGTGGCGGCGGGAGGCCCCCGGCGTGAGACGGTCGAGACGTCCGGATCCGGCGGCTTCTGGGGCGCCGTCCAGGGGTGGATCAGTCATCTCGTCTGA
- a CDS encoding FtsQ-type POTRA domain-containing protein: protein MTRVHRVDRLMHRNRLRNARAKPRTKLVGTDGAPLRARREHRRRDGWTVRLARLALVTSIVVFGLGLWNQRVLEVDVTGVAIADRDAVEAVAAELEGRRWIDPGAEDVRADAEALAWVRVVDVVRRLPAGITLRVEESSPVAWTDVDGARWGVDAEGRVAPLPSSVIVHGMPRVEGLVGANGVVRDAARQRLGRLLSAVREGGWPFDAGLASIALGPRDGIALRTNDAIEVWLGPQGTAEQLRVAAVAWDHLDPSPGDRLDLRFERQAVLTRAADRPAADRSRDDPPAGG from the coding sequence ATGACCCGTGTTCACCGCGTGGATCGACTGATGCACCGCAATCGTCTTCGCAACGCGCGGGCGAAGCCGCGCACGAAGCTCGTCGGCACCGATGGTGCGCCGTTGCGCGCGCGCCGCGAGCACCGACGTCGTGACGGGTGGACGGTGCGGCTCGCACGTCTGGCCCTCGTGACGTCGATCGTCGTCTTCGGCCTGGGTCTGTGGAATCAGCGGGTGCTCGAGGTCGACGTGACTGGTGTGGCCATCGCGGACCGGGACGCCGTCGAAGCCGTCGCCGCCGAGCTCGAGGGCCGCCGATGGATCGATCCGGGTGCCGAGGACGTGCGAGCCGACGCGGAAGCCCTGGCCTGGGTCCGCGTGGTCGACGTCGTGCGCCGTCTGCCGGCCGGCATCACGCTGCGCGTCGAGGAGTCCTCGCCCGTGGCCTGGACCGATGTCGACGGGGCGCGATGGGGTGTGGATGCCGAAGGCCGGGTGGCGCCACTCCCTTCGTCGGTGATCGTTCACGGAATGCCGCGGGTCGAGGGATTGGTCGGCGCGAACGGTGTCGTGCGCGACGCCGCGCGTCAGCGCCTCGGTCGTCTCCTGTCCGCCGTGCGCGAGGGCGGCTGGCCCTTCGACGCCGGACTCGCGAGCATCGCCCTGGGGCCGCGGGACGGCATCGCACTGCGCACGAACGACGCCATCGAGGTCTGGTTGGGCCCGCAGGGTACGGCCGAGCAACTGCGCGTGGCCGCCGTTGCCTGGGACCATCTCGACCCCTCGCCCGGCGATCGTCTGGACCTGCGCTTCGAGCGCCAGGCCGTTCTCACCCGCGCCGCGGACCGCCCCGCGGCCGATCGAAGCCGGGACGACCCTCCCGCCGGAGGTTGA